TTGACGATGTGAGACTTGTTCaaattttgatagattttaGAATAAAAATGACTTTTACAATGCAACCTGTAAACTTTTTCAGCAGGAGTACAAGGTGATATATCCGTCACAACGACAGTTAACCCAGTAGGACTTGTAGGGAACAATGAAGTGGAACTTGTGTGTACATACAATAACTCGTCTATGGATAGTGTGTTCAGAATGACATGGAACAGGGAGTCATCTAAAGACTCCGGAAGATACGAACAATTAGCAAAGTTCGATTTTCAAGAAAAACGTTTATCTCGGGAGACATTAAACAACTTAACAAATCCTTCGGTGTTCGGACGAGTTGTTCTAACCGGTCCAACAGACTCCTCACACACAGCAACAATAAAGTTTACCAGTATAGTGTGTGGTGACGAACGTAAATATCAATGTGCTGTACGTGGAAAAAAATCCGGAAAATGGGTCGATACAACCAGCGAGACCATTATTCTTAGAGTCAAAGGTAATACTGTGTCGacatatatcatcattagcatcacagtgtaaagacataTGCAAACACTTAAAAAATACTGTGTTGacatatgtcatcataatatatAGTACTGTGTCGACGTATGTCATCATTTGATATAATACTTTGTCGACGTatgtcatcattttatataatactgtgccaatgtatgtcatcatttaatacagtactgtattaaCATTTGTCATTATCTATATGATACTGTTTCGACGTTcgtcattattatatttttaaaatacgTTGTCGAAGTATGCCATATTTTCAAAACAGATACGTTTATTTGTTCAGGCAACGTTCCTATTTTTAAACAGTTATACGTGTTCTTTTACAGCCAAAGAAATTTAATTTcgtaaaatgtttttaaagatgTGTTTATTGTATAACACAGCAAGCCCAAATGTCACGTCATTCGATAGTGTGGGAGTTGTCCCAGTGTCGAAAATAGAGGAGGGTCAGACAGTCCAGTTCACGTGTACCAGTAACGTTGGTCGGCCGGCCGGGATGTTCCTGTGGACCAAGTACAGGGGTATATCTGATTCCGTGGGAACAACCATCAAGTCTGCTACACAGACATCCCCCAGTACCGACTGTACCTACACCGGAAGTAGTGTTATCTCCATAGTGATGACCAAGGACGACGATGGCTTTATCTTGAGGTGTACCATACAACAGGAAACTATATCTGACCAATCAAGCAAGGCCTACTATAGACAAACGGATCCCATCAGAGTTTATTGTAAGTCTTTGCCTAAAGTTTGACATTGTTTCCCGATTATTTTAATGCTGTTCGtgttatatcttttataatagATTACCGACATTGACAACTTACAGTAAGACTATTGATCCGTATCATTTTTATCGCTCAATACAAGACTTTGGGTTAAAGCCACTACCGTTATATATTTGGATTTTTGCTGAAagtctttatttatttcaattttccaACTTCGATCATGATTTCCTTATATGTCATCACCAACTAGTCATAAAAGGACGATAGAACTATATGTTGCAgtttcatacatatatgtattgatttgtgtttgtttaaaaATAGATCAAACTAGAGCACCTACCATAACAAAGAATCCCTCGAAGGACATCCATTACGAGGGCGaagatttgaccttgacctgtgcTGCGGAGGGCAACCCTCCGCCTACCTATATATGGCGACTTAACGGAGGACAGGTCGGCACTGGATCACAGTTATCGCTGACTGACAtaaatatcaaccaatcagGAGATTACGTCTGCGAGGCGAAAAACTATTTCACAGgaaaaacttacattttgtCCCAGATGATAAGTATTACAATAGGTAAGGTTTTTATAAATTAGAGAAAACCAGAAAAATGGACTTTTATGACCTTTGAGTAATCATTCATGATTTTCATGAACTTTCAGAGTAATTACTACGAAGGTcttcaaattaattaaaagtTTTGATATAACGGTATAACATAGTTCAGTTTATTGACATGTTTGTTTCAAGGACGATTACATTAAGATTGTATACCAAATAAGGTAATGTCGTATGAAATGATGTTTCTAATACGTTTATATTGTTCTACAGAAGTACCACCACCCACCCCTGCAACTCCAGTTACTACTACAACTCCAGTGACATCTACAACTCCAGTCACTTCTACAACTCCAGTAAATTCTTCAACTCAGATCACTTATATAGCTGTAGTAACTCCTCCTACTCGGGATCCGTCTGAGAGGAATGCTTCCGGAGATGATTTCCTGGGGAAGACGACAGATGATGGCGGTACATTGTCTTTATAACTTACCTTTAGACGCTATCAAGTTGGAAATTGGCCAAAAGTTGCGTTCTTTCATAAGAGTGGAACACACAGTTTTATTTAccaatttgtttattcattttattacatattttgattaGACAAACTCTAGTAAACGTTTAATGGTCGACATCAAGATATCATTGAAAAGTATAATACTGTCTTGTGTTCTGTGTATATTCACTGATTAATTAGATTCTACCTAGAATGAGAAGACGCCTACCCTACAGAAATGCCTGGTCCTCTGTTACAATGTTGTGATTACTATGTAAATCtagatttattgatattttccatCAATTTATCGTTTTTAATTTAAAGTGATCGTTTTATTGTCAGTTAGTGTGTTTACTCAAATAAGTCATGTTCACAGCGGGGATGATACTGTTGTCTATATCGGTGACCCTGCTTTCCATGACCGTCGGACTTGGGATATTTATTAGTCGTGAGTACAAATCATAATTATTAGCTAGAAATTGATGAATTTGAATCTTGGGTATTAAATCGGTATCTGCGTATTACCGGTATGGGTTCTTCAAATATTGTGCTTTGTTAAACGTTTTGTAGTTTTGATGCCGATATGTCATAGACCATATACTCACAAATGATTTTTTTGGTTCCAACTGAAAAACTGTTAAATTTCAACTAAACATCTTATCtttataattcttttatttttttgacgatttttcacaaattaaacaatataaaggacatcatcatcatcatcatcatcatcatcatcattgtcatcatcatcagcagcagcagcatcGTCTGCATCATCATGCATTGtcattgtcatcatcatcatcataaccaTCATCATTCTCATGCACATGCTTCCTTTACTTTCTGCACACAGTTCACTCATGTACATGCACACCCATTCTCACACACGGAGCAGACTGACTTCATAACAAACGCACACACACAGAtatacaaaaacatttaatCACACACAAGGACACacacataaaacaaattaaacatacaacaattacacatcctatcaaggAGAGGAAAGGCGGAGAcgaggagagagagagagagagatgggGAGATAACAGTCCATGTTTATTGATAGATGTAAATGTTTTGAGGAGAGGAAATAAATCTTAAGTTGATTAAGGTGTTGTTCATGTCGTTGGGAAAAGAATAGTTAatatattatgattataaaatGGGCATccatttttttccaatttgtctcagcttttgtttttttaagacTGGTTTTActagaaattatatattttgtacatggAAATGATCCTTAATCGTATTAAGGAAAGCGCTCAAATTAAGAGATTTGTGAAGACATCTAGACTTATAAACATAATGTTTAATAAgaattaatatttctttatctACAACATTGGCATTAGGATGAACAATACCAAGTTAATATGTTTCTTTGTTTACCCAAAggggaataaaaaaaatatccagaaGAGATTCAAATCTCTCTAACAAAGTCTGTACCTCTATACACTCCCATAAACAGTGAAcaattgtctccctttccatattacacattgtacatatagGCCTAGGAATTAGACTGATCTTGAAAAGAAAACTTTTTGTTACCATAAAATCATTGAAGCCTGgaattttttgtaatattaaaaagAAGTCTTACTAAATGTTTCGACTTCTGTTCTTCAAAGTAAAAAACATCACTCCATTTCCGAGGTTGGAGCTGGTTTAATAATATTGTCTCTAGAAATCTGTAGACCCTTTTGTACTTTAAGCCAAGTTACTGTAAATAGTTGGTATGGATTGGAAATTCATGAAAAGTATGAAGAAACTCATCAAatgagaaaaatatcaaaatatcagaaTTTTTAAGTAGGTcatttatagtatatagtatgtacaCCAGCTTTAAACCATATTGGATAAAAGATATAGATATTCCCAATTTGAATGTCATAATCAAATAAACATCTTTTCATTTCAGGCAACAAAAGACTTCCATTTATGTAAGTATTAAACGCAATAATTTGAACATTTATAGACTTTAAGTCATTTCAATGATGTATTAAGGGaaaatcttattttattaatatattttagtaTCCATCAAAACACCACTCAATCTAGTTAAATGTTCGAGATCATTATGCTCAGTCTATTACATGACCAATCTAACATCGCATAAaaggtcacgtcagggtgaccttttggatgAGCAAATAAAATggctacttccagaatcttgaaAATTAACTGTATGTGTGCAAATAAGCATGACcagagtgcatagcttgcataatctgtcaatttgctCATTTCGTCCAACAAAGCATAATTAACATATAGGTGAATATGTTTTGTCCaaatggtttgcttcgatgaTATCGACAGATTGATAATTCACCCTGACAGTGAAATACACATATCACAAAGGTCATCataacgtgaccccttatgggatgcTGTTAGATGTCCATGTAACGGAGTGTGAATGAGGATCAagatt
This genomic stretch from Pecten maximus chromosome 13, xPecMax1.1, whole genome shotgun sequence harbors:
- the LOC117340242 gene encoding nectin-4-like isoform X1; translated protein: MAVIWVVSVTLFIVYSGVQGDISVTTTVNPVGLVGNNEVELVCTYNNSSMDSVFRMTWNRESSKDSGRYEQLAKFDFQEKRLSRETLNNLTNPSVFGRVVLTGPTDSSHTATIKFTSIVCGDERKYQCAVRGKKSGKWVDTTSETIILRVKASPNVTSFDSVGVVPVSKIEEGQTVQFTCTSNVGRPAGMFLWTKYRGISDSVGTTIKSATQTSPSTDCTYTGSSVISIVMTKDDDGFILRCTIQQETISDQSSKAYYRQTDPIRVYYQTRAPTITKNPSKDIHYEGEDLTLTCAAEGNPPPTYIWRLNGGQVGTGSQLSLTDININQSGDYVCEAKNYFTGKTYILSQMISITIEVPPPTPATPVTTTTPVTSTTPVTSTTPVNSSTQITYIAVVTPPTRDPSERNASGDDFLGKTTDDGAGMILLSISVTLLSMTVGLGIFISRNKRLPFVKTPRTDHSSRLPMTRPSGNTGETQDERCQYQQLDMAAVAGPPMYQTLGQTPDGMKRNCDVFNGRSEPHIYDEVSKPTTDHTRPYINIALTEDNHTYIEVIENN